From Triticum aestivum cultivar Chinese Spring chromosome 4A, IWGSC CS RefSeq v2.1, whole genome shotgun sequence, a single genomic window includes:
- the LOC123086208 gene encoding auxilin-related protein 2 yields MDGIEGLLARDFGVRPQGKAAPMAAARGGGSAWPNPRSIPAPSYDGLFGAPVPAASASGPPLDSIFDSFKGPSSSSAAATGTKPLFDDDFFEPVRGTRVSNSTYDSDGVSGAGAAAAPAYDVFTSSNRSAPPSYDDFLGGFGGKPQAEEIKRSVVVEDDDDLLGGFGMKPAREKKSVVEEDQQGNGFDDLIPGFASSSPPKSRNTNDDNKKKPAVPASKSTASFVDDPFVVLERVSVSGSAYPSPGRFTDPLEDLDKSANAEGMSVDSAAAADSLFKDSSAFDQAPKSDPLFTSEMNGDTKDSHLQSKARESSSVQSSVKRNPASRSSLEDFGNGMAKPQSARYSDIHVDDSSERYSGNGMDNQSPISTESEDDIWLTVSEIPLFTQPTSAPPPSRSPPLLKQKPLGAKANVEDDEYVSQSSQKHNQYKDTPEQADDSSVDESEGVAMGKHQMPAYYDKNAFDDDEEFDSNSSAREERESQERLEHAREMRLREEQRRVEKERVLEQQREKQAVERATKEARERAAAEARAKAERDARQRSHRAAVQRAHQEARERAAAEAKDRVARAAAEERERAAAEERERAAAEARDRERPAARGRAAAERAAAERVQQEARKRAERVAVERAAAEARQRQAAAAAAAAKEKQSTPNDVESFFRMDARDTSAAKQRAPTPTVDSMFDSQPQGRGTVNGSQRTASTSASTRKTNPPSATNIFGNGLSDLFEFESTRSSSDAFQDVEGESEERRRARLERHQRTRERAAKALAEKNERDMQVQREQAERDRIGGSLDFEIKRWAAGKEGNLRALLSTLQYILWPECGWQAVSLTDLITGAAVKKQYRKATLCIHPDKVQQKGATLQQKYIAEKVFDMLKEAWNKFNSEELF; encoded by the exons ATGGACGGCATCGAGGGGCTCCTGGCGAGGGACTTCGGAGTGCGGCCGCAGGGCAAGGCCGCGCCCATGGCCGCCGCCCGCGGCGGTGGATCCGCCTGGCCCAACCCCAGATCCATCCCCGCCCCGTCCTACGACGGCCTCTTCGGCGCGCCCGTCCCCGCGGCCTCCGCCTCCGGTCCACCCCTCGACTCGATCTTCGACTCCTTCAAGGGACCCTCCTCATCGTCGGCGGCGGCAACTGGAACCAAGCCACTGTTCGACGACGACTTCTTCGAACCGGTCCGCGGGACGAGGGTCTCCAACTCCACGTACGACAGTGACGGCGTGtccggggcgggggcggcggcggctcccgcgtACGATGTGTTCACGAGCAGCAACCGCTCGGCTCCGCCTTCCTATGACGACTTCCTAGGGGGCTTCGGCGGGAAGCCGCAAGCGGAGGAGATAAAGAGGTCGGTGGTGGTCGAGGACGACGACGACCTGCTGGGAGGGTTCGGAATGAAGCCGGCCAGGGAGAAGAAGTCGGTGGTGGAGGAGGACCAGCAGGGCAACGGGTTCGATGATCTGATCCCAGGTTTCGCCAGTAGCAGCCCTCCAAAGAGTAG GAACACTAATGACGATAACAAAAAGAAGCCAGCAGTTCCAGCTTCAAAATCAACAGCCAGCTTCGTAGACGATCCATTTGTTGTCCTAGAAAGAGTTTCTGTTTCAGGTTCCGCATATCCATCCCCGGGGAGATTCACAGATCCCTTGGAAGATCTTGATAAGTCTGCAAACGCTGAAGGCATGAGTGTTGATAGTGCTGCTGCTGCTGATAGTTTATTTAAGGATTCAAGTGCTTTTGACCAGGCCCCAAAATCAGATCCTTTGTTTACCTCGGAAATGAATGGCGACACCAAGGATAGTCATCTACAAAGCAAAGCCCGAGAGTCAAGTTCTGTACAAAGCTCGGTGAAGAGAAATCCAGCAAGCAGATCTTCTCTGGAGGACTTCGGAAATGGCATGGCGAAACCACAATCTGCAAGGTACTCTGATATTCATGTCGATGACAGTTCAGAGAGATACAGTGGCAATGGTATGGATAATCAGTCACCGATATCTACTGAATCCGAAGACGATATATGGCTTACAGTTTCTGAGATCCCTCTCTTCACTCAGCCAACTAGTGCTCCGCCACCTTCCAGATCACCGCCACTTCTTAAACAAAAACCCCTGGGTGCAAAAGCAAATGTAGAAGATGACGAGTATGTGTCACAGTCCAGCCAAAAGCACAACCAGTACAAAGATACGCCAGAGCAAGCAGATGATTCTTCAGTAGATGAATCAGAAGGTGTTGCCATGGGAAAGCATCAGATGCCTGCTTATTATGATAAAAATGCTTTTGATGATGACGAAGAGTTTGATTCAAATTCATCAGCTCGTGAAGAGAGAGAAAGCCAGGAAAGATTGGAACATGCGCGAGAAATGAGACTAAGGGAGGAACAGAGAAGAGTTGAAAAGGAGAGGGTATTGGAACagcaaagagagaaacaagctgTTGAGAGGGCTACGAAGGAGGCACGGGAGAGAGCAGCTGCTGAAGCTCGTGCAAAAGCTGAAAGGGATGCCCGCCAACGCTCACATCGTGCTGCTGTGCAGAGGGCTCATCAGGAAGCCCGTGAGAGGGCTGCAGCTGAGGCTAAAGATAGGGTTGCAAGGGCTGCGGCAGAGGAAAGGGAGAGGGCTGCTGCTGAAGAAAGGGAGAGGGCTGCTGCTGAAGCCAGGGACAGGGAGAGGCCTGCTGCTAGGGGGAGGGCTGCAGCAGAAAGAGCTGCTGCGGAGAGAGTTCAGCAAGAAGCAAGGAAGAGAGCTGAGCGAGTTGCGGTGGAAAGAGCTGCTGCTGAGGCTCGACAAAGGcaggcagcagcagctgcagcggcggcaaaagaaaaacagagcacaCCAAATGATGTTGAGTCCTTCTTTCGTATGGATGCTCGAGATACTAGTGCAGCAAAGCAGAGGGCCCCAACACCAACAGTG GACTCTATGTTTGATTCTCAACCACAAGGTAGAGGAACAGTTAATGGATCACAGAGAACAGCCTCTACGTCGGCCTCTACCAGAAAAACAAACCCACCATCAGCCACAAATATTTTTGGCAATGGTCTATCTGAcctatttgaatttgaaagta CCCGATCATCATCTGACGCATTTCAAGATGTTGAGGGGGAGAGTGAAGAAAGAAGACGTGCTAGGTTAGAACGTCATCAGAGGACCCGTGAGCGAGCG gcaaaagctttggctgagaagAATGAACGAGATATGCAGGTTCAGAGGGAACAAGCAGAAAGAGAT AGAATTGGTGGCTCATTAGACTTTGAAATTAAGAGGTGGGCTGCTGGAAAAGAGGGCAACTTGCGTGCTTTACTATCAACTCTGCAATAT ATACTTTGGCCAGAGTGTGGATGGCAAGCTGTATCCTTGACTGATTTGATTACTGGTGCTGCTGTTAAAAAGCAGTACAGAAAGGCAACGTTATGCATCCATCCTGATAAGGTGCAACAGAAGGGTGCGACTCTTCAACAGAAATATATTGCTGAGAAGGTCTTTGACATGCTCAAG GAGGCATGGAACAAATTCAATTCTGAAGAGCTGTTTTAA